A window from Hymenobacter volaticus encodes these proteins:
- a CDS encoding dihydrodipicolinate synthase family protein, giving the protein MEKTPKGFIPVMLMPFQNDGQIDYPALTRLTELYLGAGAAGLFANCLSSEMFELSAQERLETIRHVVDVVGGAVPVVATGTFAGALNEQADFVKKVYDAGTEAVIVITGLLATEQESDAVFDERIFRLLDWTPGIPIGFYECPEPYKRVLSAKQLGQFVDTGRVTYHKDTCLDIEQVRAKLAAVEGHPFGLYDAYMGHAVESLRAGAAGLSCIQGNFFPELIVWLCNNYDNPHAAAEVEAVQQFFVKNMDVMHNVYPIVAKYSLKQRGMDISTFTRRRVGTFTSSIRQGVEALCGDYNILSRSLELV; this is encoded by the coding sequence ATGGAAAAAACGCCGAAGGGATTTATCCCCGTTATGCTCATGCCCTTTCAAAACGACGGGCAAATCGATTATCCGGCGCTTACTCGCCTGACAGAGTTGTACTTAGGGGCCGGCGCCGCCGGACTTTTCGCCAATTGCTTGTCCAGCGAAATGTTCGAGCTGAGCGCGCAGGAACGGCTTGAAACCATCCGCCACGTGGTGGATGTGGTGGGCGGCGCCGTGCCCGTAGTAGCTACCGGCACCTTCGCCGGCGCCCTCAACGAGCAAGCTGACTTCGTGAAGAAAGTATACGACGCCGGCACCGAAGCCGTCATCGTCATCACCGGCCTACTAGCCACCGAGCAAGAGTCGGACGCCGTGTTCGACGAGCGAATCTTCCGGCTCTTGGATTGGACGCCGGGTATTCCTATCGGTTTCTACGAGTGCCCCGAGCCCTACAAACGCGTGTTGTCGGCCAAGCAGCTCGGGCAATTCGTGGACACGGGCCGCGTAACCTACCACAAAGACACCTGTCTCGATATCGAGCAGGTGCGCGCCAAGCTCGCCGCGGTGGAAGGCCATCCTTTCGGCCTTTACGACGCCTACATGGGCCACGCCGTGGAGTCGTTGCGGGCCGGCGCGGCGGGACTGTCCTGCATTCAAGGCAATTTCTTCCCCGAACTCATTGTGTGGCTCTGCAACAACTACGACAACCCCCACGCCGCGGCGGAAGTGGAGGCGGTGCAGCAGTTCTTCGTCAAGAACATGGACGTGATGCACAACGTGTATCCCATTGTGGCCAAATACTCGCTCAAGCAGCGGGGCATGGATATTTCCACTTTTACCCGTCGTCGAGTAGGCACCTTCACCAGCTCGATTCGGCAGGGCGTGGAAGCTCTCTGCGGGGATTACAACATCCTAAGCAGAAGCCTGGAACTAGTGTAA